A genomic stretch from Acidobacteriota bacterium includes:
- a CDS encoding GFA family protein has protein sequence MKDEDRLVTHHGGCHCGKVRFEVDAPARLEAQLCNCSICSMTAYLHLIVPSARFRLIQGEGELATYTFNTGIAKHHFCRTCGIKSFYIPRSNPDGISVNVRCLDRETVAGVSISDFDGQNWEEHADRLKHLSRDGV, from the coding sequence ATGAAAGATGAGGATCGGCTCGTAACTCACCACGGCGGCTGCCACTGCGGCAAGGTCCGCTTCGAAGTCGACGCTCCAGCCAGACTCGAGGCGCAGCTCTGCAACTGTTCTATCTGTTCGATGACCGCCTACCTCCATCTCATCGTTCCGTCGGCACGCTTCCGCCTCATCCAAGGCGAGGGAGAACTCGCCACCTACACCTTCAACACGGGAATCGCCAAGCACCACTTCTGCAGAACCTGCGGCATCAAGTCGTTCTACATTCCCCGTTCCAACCCCGATGGCATCAGCGTCAACGTTCGCTGCCTCGACCGGGAAACCGTTGCCGGAGTCAGTATCTCGGATTTCGATGGCCAAAACTGGGAAGAGCACGCCGACCGACTCAAACATCTGTCCCGGGACGGCGTATAA